CGAGGCGGCCGGCCGGTTCGTCCTCGTCGAGCGCTGGGCCAGCCGCGAGCACTGGGAGAAGCACGGCGACGAGTCCGCCATCCGGGACATCTACCTTCCCGAGATCCTGCCGCGTATCGAGCGCGAGGTGCACCCGAGCACCCCCCTGGGCCATACCCGTACCACTACGACCACCACCGAAGGAGCGACCGCATGACCACCCCGCGCCCGCGCCGCATCGCCGTCGTCGGCGGCCGCCCCGCCCCCGTGCACGGCGCCCGCGAGCTCGGCATCGACGTCACCCTCGTCCACACGGAGGGCCAGTTCGACCGCGCCGAGGCCGAGGAGCACGTCTCCACGATCGTCACCGGCGACATCACCGACACCAGCGAACTCCTCGCCCTCCTTCAGCCGCTGCACGAGGAGAACCCCTTCGAGTTCATCCTCACCACCACCGAACTCGCGGCCGTCCCCGTCGGCGAGGTCAACGCCAAGCTCGGCCTGCCCGGCACCGACCCCGAGGTCTCCCGAATCATCCAGGACAAGGCACTGACCCGCGCCGCCCTCGACCGCCACGGGCTGAGCCCGGTCCGCCACCGGATCGTCGAGAACGAGGCCGAAGCGGTCGCGTTCCTGGCGGAGGTCGGCGGCCCCATCGTCCTCAAGCCGGGCAAGGGCGCCGGCAGCCTCCACATCCACCGTGTGGAGACGCCCGAGGAGGCCACGGCGGCGGTGAAGGCCGTGGCGGACTTCGGCTACGGCGGCGTCCTCGCCGAGGAGTTCCTCCAAGGCCCGGTCGTCAGCGTCGAGGCCTTCTCGCACCAAGGCCGGCATGTGGTCCTCGGCATCTGCGAGTACAAGGTGAACGAGCACTTCGTCGAGTGGGAGTGCAGCGTCTCCAGCGACCAGGCCTCGCCCTTCCGGGACGAGATCCACACGGTGACCGCCGGCGTCCTGGACGCGGTGGGCCTCACCGACGGCCCCTCGCACAGCGAGTTCGTGCTCACCCCGAACGGCCCGCGCCTCCTGGAG
This DNA window, taken from Streptomyces sp. SCSIO 30461, encodes the following:
- a CDS encoding ATP-grasp domain-containing protein; its protein translation is MTTPRPRRIAVVGGRPAPVHGARELGIDVTLVHTEGQFDRAEAEEHVSTIVTGDITDTSELLALLQPLHEENPFEFILTTTELAAVPVGEVNAKLGLPGTDPEVSRIIQDKALTRAALDRHGLSPVRHRIVENEAEAVAFLAEVGGPIVLKPGKGAGSLHIHRVETPEEATAAVKAVADFGYGGVLAEEFLQGPVVSVEAFSHQGRHVVLGICEYKVNEHFVEWECSVSSDQASPFRDEIHTVTAGVLDAVGLTDGPSHSEFVLTPNGPRLLETHNRLSGAGIPEMVNRSTGWDPARLFLTVPLGIDRLPEEAPEPKLGAAIRFLDAEAGVITAISGVDELSVPVRWVPKGTTPPHMIPYLKDFTGADEGVVLAKHVGDRTASMDSLLASDKGYVFATAATRADAVGRCEELAAAIRFHVTPKS
- a CDS encoding antibiotic biosynthesis monooxygenase encodes the protein MFDLIVIIDTRTPEDIAPVADALTRMRPVCLAENGCVSWEAYQSHEAAGRFVLVERWASREHWEKHGDESAIRDIYLPEILPRIEREVHPSTPLGHTRTTTTTTEGATA